From the Chitinispirillales bacterium ANBcel5 genome, the window CTGCCATCGTAGCGATCATTATCTCACAGGCCATGGTTCTACCGCCACCAATTCTTGGAATCAATGCCTGACTGATAATCCCCTCAAGTACCATTGAAAGCTGTGCTCTGACAGTGGCCTTTTGATCCGCAGGAAAGACATCGATAATACGGTTTACAGTCTGCGCGGCTGAATTAGTATGCAGGGTTGCCAAAGTCAGGTGACCGGTTTCTGCTATACTAAGAGCAGCCTGAATGGTTTCCAGATCACGCATCTCACCAATGAGAACTACATCAGGATCCTGTCGCAAAGCAACACGCAGGGCACTTGAGAAGCTATTGGTGTCCTGATGAACCTCACGTTGGTTTATTATGCACCGTTTATGCTTATGAATAAACTCAATGGGATCTTCAACGGTAAGAATGTGCCCTTCACGTTCAGTGTTAATCTTATCCACAATTGCCGCCAGAGTGGTACTTTTACCACTTCCGGTAGGTCCTGTAACAAGCACAAGGCCATTTGGCCGCTCTGTAAGTTTTGAAACCACCGGCGGAAGACCAAGTTCATCTACGGGGCGGATAATGTAGGGGATCTGTCGTATAGCACAGGCGCAGCACCCTCTTTGTAAAAACACATTAGCTCTGAAACGAGCAAGGTTCTGCACTCCAAAGGAAAAATCCACCTCTTTATTCTGTTCAAAATTTTTCCGTTGGGCTTCGTTCATAATGCTGTAAGAGAGCTTTAACACCTCATCCGGTGCAAGTCTCTCAGAGTGCATAGGAACAAGTTTCCCATCTACACGATACAGGGGGTTTGAGCCTGCTGTGAGATGGATGTCACTGGCATTGTTATCCAGCATCTTTTTTAACATTTCATGCATCGTCATCATAATAACAATTTACTTTAATTAATGTTAAGGTTACAATATTTAATTTTAAGCTGTTGCACCAATGATCTCCTCAATGGTGGTAAGCCCTTTTTTCATCTTCTCAAGTCCGCACATCCGAAGACTTAACATTCCATCCTCTAAAGCCTTTTTCTTTATAATATGAGGAGGGGCTTTGTCCATAACAAGCTCCTGGATATCTAAGGTAATGGGGAGTACTTCATACAGACCGCAACGACCCTTATATCCGGTGTTGTTACAAAGCTGGCACCCTTGGCCTTTGAACAGTTTAAGATTTTTAACCTCCTCGAGGGGAAGTTTTAAAAAAGGAACAAACTCGTTATCTTCCACGCTTATCTGCTCTTTGCAGTTAGTGCAAATCAAACGGATAAGGCGCTGAGCAACGATAAGGCGTACCGATGAAGCAGCAAGGAAGGAATCAACCCCCATATCGATAAGGCGGGTTAGAGTTGAAGCCGAGTCGTTTGTGTGAAGCGTACTTAAAACAAGATGCCCGGTGAGGGCCGCTTTTACTGAAATCTCGGCAGTTTCCAAATCTCTTATTTCACCTACCATCACCACATCAGGGTCCTGTCGCAAAAAGGAGCGCAACGCTGCTGCGAAAGTCAGACCAATATCAGAGTGCACATTGATCTGATTTATACCATCGATATTGTACTCTACAGGATCCTCTGCGGTCATTATGTTTATATCAGGCTGGTTAAGTCTGCTTAGGGCTGAATAGAGCGTAGTGGATTTTCCACTACCGGTTGGACCCGTTACAAGCACCATGCCGTATGGAGCGTTAAGGGCTTCCTTTATATGAAAAAGACCCTTTTCTGGTATACCGAAATCTGCCATATCCAGCATAAGATTTGATGAATCCAGAATACGCATGACCACCTTTTCACCAAAAATGGTGGGGGTGGTAGAAACTCTCAGATCAACAGTTTTAGGCCCGGTTTTTATCTTTATGCGGCCATCCTGGGGAAGGCGTCGCTCGGAGATATCAAGCTCAGCCATGATCTTAATTCTTGAGATCACAGACGTGCGCAACCGATAAGGGAGCGGTGACATCTCTATAAGCTTTCCATCAATTCGGTAACGAACCCTTAAAATCCTCTGGTAGGTTTCGATATGAATATCACTAACATTCTTACGCACCGCTTCGAGGATAAGATGATTCACCAGTTTAACAACGGGCGCCTCTGAGACCTCTTTTGCAATATCCTCCGGCTCAGGCTCTTTTTCACCTGCCACAACCTCAAAAGACTCGTTTTTCATATCATTGAGGATATTGTCTACACCGGATTCGGGGTTATAGTTTTGATTTATCGCATCCTGAATCTCCCGCGCACTGGCAAGAACCGGTTTTACAGCACAGCTGGTCAGAAATTTTACCGCATCGAGCATAAAAATGTTTTTGGGGTCGCTTATCGCTACGGAAAGGGTGCGGTTTGTTTTATTTATTGCAATTATTGTGTATTTCTGGGCAATGTCATAGGGAATCAGATTTATGACATCTGGATCAAATTCAATATCATTTAGGCTTAATTTTCCTATTTTAAGCTGCTTTGTCAGAAAACGGGAAATAACATTTTCGTCCGGAATTGCCTTGGTTGCAATTAATGCTTCGCCAAGCATCCCACCGTGTACCGTTTGATACTTTAGGCCAGTTAGGAGCTGCTCTTTGGTAATGATGCCATCTTCTACGAGAATTTCACCAAGTTTTTTTGGCATGAATGTACCTGATTGGATTGGTAGTGAGTTTAAAATAAAAAGTTACTGAATTATTCACTTCTAAACAGACCTATGTTATTCATTATAGTGTTTTTAACGTTGAGATTTCAATGGTGTCGATGTTTTATGATGACTTAAGTGATTGAATACATTTTTTAAGGTAGTTGGTAAATATACTACAAAGTTTCAGGTACAACTAATGTAACCTGCAGAAATATAGTTAGTTGAACAAATTCTTTACTGCAAAATCAGCTCGTTTTTATCAAAGGAAAAAACAAATTCCCAAATTTTGTTTTCTTCGACACACAACACATTAGAGGCCAAAGAGGAAAGGGAACAGTTTGCTGCTGTGATCAGGTAACGGGGTCTTAGAGCTGAACGAATCGTTTTAATTACCTCCAGTTCAGTAGAAGGTAAAATGATTACATCGGTCATTTCCTTAAAAATTGAGTTTCTTTGTATTGTATCCGGATAATGGGCTGCTTTATCTAAAAAAAGAATCGAACCGGTACCTGGTGTGAAAAGAGTCGCCTCTGTATTATTAAATGGGATGATGGTTCTTGTTAAAGGCGAGCTTGTGGTGTATAGTGGGGCGGGCCACAGGGGAAAAGAGGGGGCATCTTTGGTGCTTCCCAACACAAACCATCTCTGAGGCGGGGGAGCAAAATAATCATGCCTAAGCTCAGTATTAGAGAAGGTTATCAGCTCCCAGTTTTTATTTGGTGTTCTAAAAACCGTTTTGGGGGTGTTTTTAAAATTAAAATCTGAAGGAATAAGCAAAGTAGTGACTTCTGCTTCAATATAGTAGATAACAAAATTATCTTCATATCCACGAATTATAACTTTGCTCTGCACAGCAAAGGGATTGTTGCTACTTTGTTGTGAGTACCATCCAAGTAGTGATGTGATAAACAGAAGCAGTAAAAGTTTAAGCAGGTAGCCACGACCAAATCTACTGGGCTGGTAGCAGAAAGATTCCTGCTTTCTGATTCTGTCATATTTTTCTCTATGATCGAGAATTCTTGACTCCGATCTTAATAATGTTTATGTTATATTATATATTATTGTTTAAACCATAAAAATAGTATAAGAATTTCATAACGGCAATTTGGGGAGGATGGAGAAGATGAGACTTTTTTCAACAGTGGTATTGCTTCCACTTTTTTTAGCTTGTGTATCGGGTGGTTCAAACTCAGTACTCTCGCGTCCTACCGAATCTTATGATCATCAAAGCCAGGTGTCTTTGGAAGACCTTAATAAAACATTTCTTGATTCCGTTAATGTTGGCAATGAAGTACCTGCTTTTGATTCAAATGCCGGTGCAGAAAGTGGTACCGCACACCAGTTCAGTAGTGCTTCAGCAGAGAACCGTTTCAGAATACAAGTGGTTGCAGCAAAACAGTTAGAGACTGTAAATGAAGAGAAGGAGAAACTTGTAAGCGGTATAGCTCTCCCGGTCTATGTTTCCTATGAACAACCTTACTATAAATTGCTGGTTGGTGATTTTAAGGACAGAGAAGACGCTGAATCTAACCTTGAGTCGGTCATAAACCTGGGGTATTCAGATGCCTGGGTGGTACGGACAAGGGTTCAGGCTCCGGAGTGAGTTACGACGGGTTTTTGTGTTAAGATACTGCTCTGTTGGCAAGTCTGCGCAGTTCTCCAGTCTCTTACAGCCAAAAGGATGTAAGAGATTTTTCCCCATAACTAACACTTGTGCATAAAAAGTAAAAAAACACAGAGTGATTTTGTAATAATAGCGTTTTAGGAGTGTCTAATTTATTATTTTTACCCTCCGCTACTTCTCTTACTAATTGGGGAGCCAAGCGGGTTAGAACTTTTTTAGAGGTACATAAAAAATGATCAAAAGGGTCGCGTAATGACTATTGTTTTGCCCGGTGACTATCATGGAAAAAGCGCACTGGAAAGTTGCAGAGTCCAGTGTATTACACAGGATGAGGCGCTTAAAGAGGATATACGGGCGCTGCGTATTGGAATTTTAAATATTATGCCTAAAGCAGAAACGTATGAATTCAGTCTTTTGCATCCATTAGGCAGGTCTGTGGTTCAGATTGAACCTGTGTGGATACGGCTTAAAACACACAAGTACACAAGCAGCGATCATTCTCACCTCGATAAGCTTTATGTTCATTTTGAGGAGGCAGTGGCAAAACAGCGTCTTGATGGTCTTATTATGACCGGAGCACCAGTTGAGGAGATAGAGTTTGACGAGGTGGTGTACTGGGAAGAGATAAAAAGAATACTGCGCTATGCCAGTAGAAACATCGCCTCCACACTTGGAATCTGTTGGGGGGGACTTGCCCTGGCAAAATTTATGGGTATCGACAAAAAGGTGTACAACAAAAAAATCTTTGGAGCATACGAAACTATCAATCTTGATCGGGAACACCGAATCACCGGAGAGATGGATGATCTGTTCTGGTGTGCCCAAAGCAGGCACTCTGGAATTCCTGATGAGACATTAGAGTTGCAGAGAGATATGGGCGTTGTGCGTCTTCTTGCATATTCCAAAGAAGCCGGCTATACAATATTTGAAAGTACCGATTCCCGTTTTCTGGTCCATTTGGGACACCCCGAATATGAGCCAAGGAGGCTTGTGGAGGAGTACTTAAGAGATAAAAACAAGGGGCGCAAAGATGTGGAGCCACCAAAGAATATAAATCTGGATAGTCCGATAAATACATGGCGCTCTCACAGAACCGAATTTTTCTCCCAATGGATTAAGTATCTGCACGAGTCAACCACTTATTGAACCTCACCCTCTCAGGAGCACATAGATGAATCTAACATCGTGGATGAATCAAAAACTACCACACATTGTCGATGAGCTTGAAGGAAGTATTGAGCAGAGCCAGGATATAAAAACAATAGATGGACTTAATTTGGCCGGCAGAGAGGAAATATACGCAATACTGGATGACATACTCTCGGTTCTGTTTCCCGGCTACTATAGTAAAGAAAAAATTGAACCTTCAGATATGAATTTCTACCTGGCAGATATGCTACGGCATATTAGTTTCAGGCTGGGTAAACATATAAGAGATCTTTTTACCTATCGCTGTCGTAAGGACAAGTGTTATGAATGCAATTGCGAGCAAAGGGCGCATGAGTCGCTTGTCAGTCTCATCGAATCGATTCCACAGATAAGGACACTCTTAATAAAAGATATTAACGCTGCTCAGGCTGGTGATCCCGCTGCACGTTTTTTTGATGAAATTATTCTAAGTTATCCATGTATTGAAGCTATAGCGACTCACAGAATAGCACATCTGCTTTATAATTTAGATGTACCTATTATACCCAGAATCATGTCTGAAAGAGCTCATTCCAGAACTGGAATCGATATCCATCCCGGTGCCGAAATTGATGAGTCTTTTTTTATTGATCATGGTACCGGAGTTGTAATAGGGGAGACCTGTCGCATTGGGAAAAATGTCCAGATCTATCAGGGAGTTACCTTAGGGGCCGTTTCTCCTTTTGATAAAGAAGGAAAACCCAGAAAAGGACAGAAACGCCATCCGGATATTGAGGATGATGTAATTATTTATGCAAATGCAACTATTCTGGGAGGCTCAACTGTAATAGGGAAAGGCGCTGTCGTTGGGGGGAACACTTTTATTACAAAATCAGTTGAACCGGGAAAAAAAGTTTCTAATAGAAATGTTGATTCAAAAAAGGAACATACTGCTAAATAGTACTACAAGGCAAAAAAAAAATGAATGTAACTATAAAATTAAATGGTGAAAATCAAAAAATAGAGAACGGCTCCTCCTTGCTTGATTTAATACATTCCCGTTCCATTGAGCCCTTGCATGTTGTTGTTGAGCTCAACGGGGATATTGTTGATCGGAAAAAATTTGAAACGACATTACTTCACGATGAAGATAAAGTGGAGATGTTAAGATTTGTTGGGGGAGGATAAGAAACAATGGATAGAAGTGATGAATTGGTAATCGGAGCAAAAAAAGTACGCTCACGCCTTATCACCGGTTCGGGTAAATATAGAGACGAAAGCATTATAAAAGATGTTCTGCATGCTGCAGAATGTGATATCATAACAGTTGCTCTAAGAAGGGTTGATTTTGACTCTCCACAGGAAAATATCATAAGTCATATACCTGAAGGAAAAATTCTGCTTCCAAATACTTCCGGAGCACGCACTGCAGATGAAGCTGTTAGAATAGCACGGCTGGCACGGGCTATGGGGCTGGGAGACTGGATAAAAATTGAAGTAATATCGGATAATGTATATCTTTTGCCCGACAATGAAGAAACCATAAAAGCGACTGAAATTCTTAGCAAAGAAGGCTTTACGGTGTTACCTTACATGTGTCCGGATCTCTATTGTGCCAGACGACTCGTTGACGCAGGGGCTTCAGCGGTAATGCCACTTGGAGCACCAATAGGCAGTAACAGAGGACTTAAAACTCTGGAACTTATTAACATTCTTGTTTCAGAAATTTCGGTGCCTGTTATAGTTGATGCTGGTATAGGGAAACCTTCACATGCAGCTAAAGCTATGGAAGCCGGTGTTGATGCTGTACTATTAAATACAGCTATAGCGACCAGTGATGATCCTGTGCAGATGGCCAGAGCCTTTTCTTACGCGGTAAAAGCCGGGCGCTTAGCTTATCGTGCTGGTATGGGAGCTGTTTCACAGGAAGCAAACGCCTCATCACCACTAACCGGTTTTCTTGATTAAAAGGTATAAAGATGAGTTTTAATGATGAAATGGCTCGTTATAGCCAATTTGATTTTGATGGCTACTTTTCTTCTGTTACTGACAGTAAAATCCGATCAATCTTAAATAAAGAACGAATAAATGAGAACGACTTTTTAGCTCTCCTGTCCCCTAAAGCGTCCTCTTTTATTGAAGAGATGGCACGCAAAGCACAAGATATTACAAAACGTCAGTTTGGCAATGTCATTTTTCTCTTCACTCCTCTTTATATCTCAAATATTTGCGAAAACGTTTGCTCTTATTGCTCTTTTGCACGTCAGCATAAGATCTCCAGACGCCACCTTACAGTTGATCAGATAAAAAAAGAAGGTATTGCAATAAAAAACCTGGGTATCAGGCATATTCTTATCCTTACTGGTGAGTCAAGGAAGGTTGCCGGTTCTGAATACTTAATAAAGAGCGTCAATGCACTCAGAGATTTGTTCTCTTCTATTGCAATTGAAATATATCCGATGTCTGGTGATGAGTATGGTGAGATGATTGAAAGCGGAGTGGATGGTCTTACCATTTACCAGGAAACTTACGATAAAATCCTTTATGAAAAACTCCATAGAGGAGGACCTAAAGAGGATTATCTTTTCAGGTTAAATGCACCAGAACGTGCCTG encodes:
- a CDS encoding type IV pilus twitching motility protein PilT, with the translated sequence MMTMHEMLKKMLDNNASDIHLTAGSNPLYRVDGKLVPMHSERLAPDEVLKLSYSIMNEAQRKNFEQNKEVDFSFGVQNLARFRANVFLQRGCCACAIRQIPYIIRPVDELGLPPVVSKLTERPNGLVLVTGPTGSGKSTTLAAIVDKINTEREGHILTVEDPIEFIHKHKRCIINQREVHQDTNSFSSALRVALRQDPDVVLIGEMRDLETIQAALSIAETGHLTLATLHTNSAAQTVNRIIDVFPADQKATVRAQLSMVLEGIISQALIPRIGGGRTMACEIMIATMAVRSLIRDDKTHQLQGIMEIGQKFGMQTMNSELIKLYQRRLITKRDALGKSPDPEQLIKILGEE
- the pilB gene encoding type IV-A pilus assembly ATPase PilB, with the protein product MPKKLGEILVEDGIITKEQLLTGLKYQTVHGGMLGEALIATKAIPDENVISRFLTKQLKIGKLSLNDIEFDPDVINLIPYDIAQKYTIIAINKTNRTLSVAISDPKNIFMLDAVKFLTSCAVKPVLASAREIQDAINQNYNPESGVDNILNDMKNESFEVVAGEKEPEPEDIAKEVSEAPVVKLVNHLILEAVRKNVSDIHIETYQRILRVRYRIDGKLIEMSPLPYRLRTSVISRIKIMAELDISERRLPQDGRIKIKTGPKTVDLRVSTTPTIFGEKVVMRILDSSNLMLDMADFGIPEKGLFHIKEALNAPYGMVLVTGPTGSGKSTTLYSALSRLNQPDINIMTAEDPVEYNIDGINQINVHSDIGLTFAAALRSFLRQDPDVVMVGEIRDLETAEISVKAALTGHLVLSTLHTNDSASTLTRLIDMGVDSFLAASSVRLIVAQRLIRLICTNCKEQISVEDNEFVPFLKLPLEEVKNLKLFKGQGCQLCNNTGYKGRCGLYEVLPITLDIQELVMDKAPPHIIKKKALEDGMLSLRMCGLEKMKKGLTTIEEIIGATA
- a CDS encoding SPOR domain-containing protein, with amino-acid sequence MRLFSTVVLLPLFLACVSGGSNSVLSRPTESYDHQSQVSLEDLNKTFLDSVNVGNEVPAFDSNAGAESGTAHQFSSASAENRFRIQVVAAKQLETVNEEKEKLVSGIALPVYVSYEQPYYKLLVGDFKDREDAESNLESVINLGYSDAWVVRTRVQAPE
- a CDS encoding homoserine O-succinyltransferase, which encodes MTIVLPGDYHGKSALESCRVQCITQDEALKEDIRALRIGILNIMPKAETYEFSLLHPLGRSVVQIEPVWIRLKTHKYTSSDHSHLDKLYVHFEEAVAKQRLDGLIMTGAPVEEIEFDEVVYWEEIKRILRYASRNIASTLGICWGGLALAKFMGIDKKVYNKKIFGAYETINLDREHRITGEMDDLFWCAQSRHSGIPDETLELQRDMGVVRLLAYSKEAGYTIFESTDSRFLVHLGHPEYEPRRLVEEYLRDKNKGRKDVEPPKNINLDSPINTWRSHRTEFFSQWIKYLHESTTY
- a CDS encoding DapH/DapD/GlmU-related protein, which translates into the protein MNLTSWMNQKLPHIVDELEGSIEQSQDIKTIDGLNLAGREEIYAILDDILSVLFPGYYSKEKIEPSDMNFYLADMLRHISFRLGKHIRDLFTYRCRKDKCYECNCEQRAHESLVSLIESIPQIRTLLIKDINAAQAGDPAARFFDEIILSYPCIEAIATHRIAHLLYNLDVPIIPRIMSERAHSRTGIDIHPGAEIDESFFIDHGTGVVIGETCRIGKNVQIYQGVTLGAVSPFDKEGKPRKGQKRHPDIEDDVIIYANATILGGSTVIGKGAVVGGNTFITKSVEPGKKVSNRNVDSKKEHTAK
- the thiS gene encoding sulfur carrier protein ThiS, translated to MNVTIKLNGENQKIENGSSLLDLIHSRSIEPLHVVVELNGDIVDRKKFETTLLHDEDKVEMLRFVGGG
- a CDS encoding thiazole synthase, which produces MDRSDELVIGAKKVRSRLITGSGKYRDESIIKDVLHAAECDIITVALRRVDFDSPQENIISHIPEGKILLPNTSGARTADEAVRIARLARAMGLGDWIKIEVISDNVYLLPDNEETIKATEILSKEGFTVLPYMCPDLYCARRLVDAGASAVMPLGAPIGSNRGLKTLELINILVSEISVPVIVDAGIGKPSHAAKAMEAGVDAVLLNTAIATSDDPVQMARAFSYAVKAGRLAYRAGMGAVSQEANASSPLTGFLD
- the thiH gene encoding 2-iminoacetate synthase ThiH; amino-acid sequence: MSFNDEMARYSQFDFDGYFSSVTDSKIRSILNKERINENDFLALLSPKASSFIEEMARKAQDITKRQFGNVIFLFTPLYISNICENVCSYCSFARQHKISRRHLTVDQIKKEGIAIKNLGIRHILILTGESRKVAGSEYLIKSVNALRDLFSSIAIEIYPMSGDEYGEMIESGVDGLTIYQETYDKILYEKLHRGGPKEDYLFRLNAPERACKEGMRSITLGPLLGLGEPRKEVFFSALHVSYLQNRYPWIETSISFPRIRPLAADFEPNFVVGDRSFVQFMTASRIFLQSTGITISTRESAEFRNAILPMGPTKMSAGVSTSVGTQSESPSESQFEIADKRSVQEMKKDLISMGYQPVMHDWNHSYTR